The Embleya scabrispora genome contains the following window.
GGCATGGCGCTGGGCGGATCGGTGCTGGTGGAGACCCTGTTCGCGGTCCCCGGCATGGGCGGCCTGGCGGCGACCGCCATCAACGGCCGCGACTTCCCCGTCATTCAGGCGATCGTCGTGGTCACCGCCGTCGGCGTCGTGGCCGCCACCCTCGCGGTCGACCTGCTCTACCGCCGGATCGACCCCAGGATCGCCCATGACCACCGCTGACCCGACCACCCGCGTCGCCCCGGCCTCCCGCACGCGGTACCGCATCGGGCCGCGCGGCATCCGCCTCGCCTCCCCGGGGGCGGTGCTCGCCGCGAGTTGGCTCGCCGTCGTGGTGCTCGCGGCGATCGTGGTGCCGATGTTGCCGGGCTGCGACCCGCTGCGCGCCGACTTCACCCACCCCTCCGCGCCGCCCGGGCCGGGCCACTGGTTCGGCACCGACGACACCGGCCGCGACGTCCTGGTCCGTACCGCCGCCGGGGCCCGCGCGTCCTTCGGCGTCGCCGCGCTGACCGTCTCCGTCGGTCTGGTCGTCGGCGGGGCGCTGGGTATCGCGTCCGGCTGGTTCGGCGGGTGGGCCGACCGCGTCATCGGCTTCGCCACCGACCTGTTGATGTCGGTACCCGCGCTGATCCTCGTGATGATCGTGGTCACCCTGCGCGGCCCGAGCCTGCCGGTGATCGGCGGCCTGATCGGACTGTTCACCGTGCCGTCGTTCACCCGCGTCACCCGCGCCGGCGCACTGTCCCTGAAGGAACGCGGATTCGTCCAGGCCGCCCGGATGATCGGCACCGCCCCCGGACGCATCCTGCGGCGCGAGATCCTGCCGAACATCGCCCCCGCCGCGCTGTCGTTCGCGTTCACCGCGACGACCGCGGCCATCGTCGCCGAGGGCGCGCTCAGCTTCCTCGGCTTCGGCCTGCGTCCGCCGGCGCCCTCGTGGGGCGGCATCATCGCGCAGGGACGCATCACCCTGGGCAGCGCGCCGTGGATCTCGCTGATCCCCGCCGGCGTGTTGTGCCTGACCGTATTGGCGCTGAACCACCTGGGCGAGAGCCTGCGTTCCGGCTCTCCGAAGGAGTCCCCCCGATGACCGTCACGACTCCCACCGCCGGGCCGGGCGCCGCCGCGTCGCACCACCCGACCCCCGTGTTGCGCGTCGAAGCGCTCGACGTCGTCATCCACCCCGCCCACGGCCGTCCGCTGCACGTGCTGCACGACGTACACCTGCACATCGACGCGGGGGAATGCCTGGGCGTGGTCGGCGAGAGCGGATCGGGCAAGTCCGTGCTGAGCCGCACCATCCTCGGCGTGCCCGGACGCGGCACCCGCGTCGCCCGCACCGGCCGTGTGCGCCTGCACGACGAGGACATCCTCGACATGGACGCGCGCCGCCGCGCCGGGCTCCCGGGCGCCGAGATCGCCATGGTCCACCAGGATCCGATGACCTCGCTCAACCCCGTCGTGCGGATCGCCGACCAGGTGACCGAGGCGCTGACCGCGCGCCGCCGACTGCGCCGGCGCGAGCGGTACCGCACCGCGGCCGAACTGCTCGCCGCCGTCGACGTGCCCGACCCCGAAGGCCGGGCCCGCGCCTACCCGCACGAACTCTCCGGCGGCCTGCGCCAGCGGGTGGGCATCGCCGCCGCGCTCGCCGGCGAACCCGCGCTGCTGCTCGCCGACGAACCCACCACCGCCCTCGACGTCACCGTCCAGCGCACCGTGCTGGACCTCCTTGACCGCCACCGGGCCGAACGCGGCCTGGCCACCCTGCTGATCACCCATGACATCGGGTTGCTGTTCGGCCGCGCCCGCCGGATCGCCGTGATGTACGCCGGGCACATCGTCGAGACCGGCCGCACCGAGGACGTCACCGACCGGCCGGCGCACCCGTACACCGCCGCCCTCCTGCGCAGCGTCCCGCGCGTCACCGGCCCGCTGCGGCGCACCCTGCCGACCATCCCCGGTGCCCCGCCCGACCTGACCCGCCCGCGCACCGGCTGCCCGTTCGCGCCGCGCTGCGACCGCGCGAGCGAGCAGTGCACGCGGGCGACGCCGCCCGTACACCACGCCGGGGCCGGCCACACCGCGTCGTGCTTCCACCCGCTGTCGCACCCCGACGCCGACCCGCAGGGGGCGTCCGCGGCCCCGAACCCCGCCCCGCGAAAGGCCACTTCGTGACCGCCGTCCTCCAGGCGAGCGACCTGAGCGTGGTGCACCGCACCCGTTCGGGGCCGCTGTACGCCGTCAGCGACGTCAGCCTGACCCTGCATCGGAGCCGCACCCTCGCCCTGGTCGGCGAGTCCGGTTCCGGGAAGAGCAGCATCGCCAAGGCGATCCTGCACCTGCCCGCGCCCACCCGGGGCACCGTCACCGTCGACGGCGTCGACCTGGCCGGGCTGACCCCGCGCGCGCTGCGGGCGTTTCGCCCCCGCGTGCAGATGGTCTTCCAGGACCCGCTGTCCTCGCTCAACCCGCGTCGCCGGGTGCGCGACATCGTCGCCGAGGCCCTCGACGCCCACCCCGGCACCGCCCGCACCGTCGACCGCGAGGCCCGGGTCCGCGAACTCCTGGACGCCGTCGGCCTGTCCCCCGACACCTTCGCCGACCGTCTCCCCGCGCAGCTGTCCGGCGGCCAGGCGCAGCGGGTGGCCATCGCCCGGGCGCTGGCGGCCGAGCCGCACGTGCTGATCGCCGACGAGGCCGTCTCCGCGCTCGACGTGTCCGCCCAGGCCACCGTGCTCAACCTGCTGCGGCGCCTCACCGAAACCCTCGGCCTGGCCGGGTTGTTCATCTCACACGATCTGGGCGTGGTGCGCGCCGTGAGCGACGATGTCGCGGTGCTCTACCTCGGGCGGGTATGCGAACAGGGACCGACGGAGGACCTGTTGGCCGCACCGGCGCATCCGTACACCGCCGCGCTGCTCGCCGCCGTGCCCGAACCCGGGCGGGCGCTCGGCGACGGGCACCTGCTCGCGGTCGATCCGCCGTCCCCGCTGAACCCGCCGTCCGGCTGCCGGTTCCGCACCCGCTGCCCGTACGCGAGCGCGGTGTGCGCGGAGAGGGAACCGGCGATGCGCGTCGTCGCCGAGCGGCGCGCCGTCGCCTGCCACCACCCGCTGCCGCCCTTTGCCGCCCCGGCCACCGACGACCCCACCGGGCACCGCCCCGACCACTCCATCCAGCACGAGGACTGATCCGCCATGCTCCGGACTCTGCGCCACCACGACGGCACCCCCTTCCGCGACCTCAACCACAACGGGACCATGGAGCCCTACGAGGACCCCCGGCTCCCGATCGACGAGCGGGTCGCCGACCTGCTGGGGCGGATGACGCTGGAGGAGAAGGCCGGGCTGATGTGTTGCGGCCGGATGATCCCCGGCAACGGCGCCCGGGTCCCCACCGGGGCCGAGCTGATCGGCGAACGCGGTGTCAACACCTTCGGGTTGACCGCCATGCCCTCGCCGGTCGAGACGGCCCGGTGGAACAACCACGTGCAGGACCTGGCCGCCGCGACCCGCCTGGGCATCCCCGTCACGCTCGCCTCCGACCCGCGCCACGGCTTCACCGAGAACCCGGCCACCGCGTTCACCGGCGGCGCGTTCAGCCGAGGGCCCGAACCGATCGGCCTCGCGGCCACCGACGATCCCGCGCTCGTCGAGGAGTACGCCGCCGCGATCGCGGCCGAACTGCGCGCGGTGGGTGTGCGGGTCGCGATCCACCCGATGGCCGACCTCGCCACCGAGCCCCGCAAGCCGCGCACGAGCGGCACCTTCGGCGAGGACGCCGACCGGGCCGGACGCATCCTGGCCGCCTACATCCGGGGCATGCAGGGCGAGCGATGGGGCCGGGACAGTGTGGCCTGCATGACCAAACACTTCCCCGGCGGCGGGCCGCAGGAGGGCGGCGAGGACCCGCACTTCGCCTACGGCACCCGCGCCGTCTATCCGGGCGGCAACCTCGACTACCACCTGAAGCCCTTCGAGGCCGCCTTCGAGGTCGGCACCGCGCAGGTCATGACGTGCTACTCGATCCCGACGGGCACCGCGCTCGCCGAGGTCGGCTCCTCGTTCAACCGCGACGTGCTGACCGGGCTGCTGCGCGAGCGGTACGGCTTCGACGGCGTGGTGTGCAGCGACTTCAACGTACTCACCGGCATGGAGATCCCCGGCCTCGTCGCGCTGCCGCCGCGCAACTGGGGCGTCGAACACCTCACCGTCGCCGAGCAGGCGGTGCTGATGCTGCACGCGGGCGTGGACCAGTTCGGCGGGGAGACCCGATCCGACCTGATCGTCGACGCGGTACGCTCCGGCGCCGTCGACGAGGCGCGGATCGACGCGTCGGCCCGGCGCATCCTGCGCGACAAGTTCCGCCTCGGCCTGTTCGACGACCCGTACGTCGACCCCGAGGCCGCCGAGCGGGTGGTCGGCCATCCCGCGCGCGTCGAACTCGGCCGCCGGGTGCAGCGGCGCTCCCTGGTCCGGCTCACCGGGGAGCCGTTCGCGGACACGCCTGGGCGCCGGCTGTACGTGGAGAACATCGACCCCGAAGTCGCCGCCCGCTACGGCACGGTGGTCGAGCGGGTCGAGGACGCGGATCTGGCGGTGGTCCGGATCGACGCCCCGTACGAGGCCCGCGAGGGCCTGCTGGAACGCCACTTCCACGCCGGATCGCTCGACTTCCCCGCCGCCGAGGCCGAACGCCTGCGCGCACTGTGCGCGACCGTGCCGACCACCGTCGGCGTCTTCCTGGACCGCGCCGCGATCCTCACCCCGCTCGCCGAGTGCGCCGCCGCCCTGCTCGCCGACTTCGGCGCCGACGACGACCTGGTCCTGGACGCGGCCTTCGGCCGGGCCCCGACGCCCGGCACGCTGCCGTTCGACCTGCCGTCGTCGATGGAGGCCGTGCGCGACTCGCGCGAGGACGTGCCCTTCGACACCCGCGACCCGCTGTTCCGCTGCGGCCACCCGCACACGACACGCTGACGGGCCGGCACGCCGCGGCGGTCAAGACAGGGTTCGGGACGCGCGGCGGGCGGCCTCGCGCGTCCCGGGCCCGGCGGAGGGCGGTGTCGCGGTGCGCGGGATGGCCGCCGCGGTCAGTGCCGCCGCGAGGGCCGCGGCGGCGGCGAGGGCGAAGACGATGCGGTACGCGTCGAGCGAGGCGTAGGTGCCGCCCGTCGCGTCTCCCGGGTCCGCCGGCACCGTCGTGGTCACCGTGGTCAGCACGACGGCGACCACCGTGCTGCACAGGGCCTGGCCGATGGTGCGCATCAGCACGTTCAGGCCGGTCGCCGCCGCCGTCTGCGCCGCCGGCACCGCCTGGATCACCAGGGTCGGCAGCGCCGAGTACACCAGCCCGGTCCCGATCGAACACATCGTCGCCCCGGCCGTGATCGTCCACATCTGCTCACTGGTGAACACCCGCACCACGTAGGCGCCGGCAATTCCCAGCGCCCCGGCCACCAGCGTCAGGCGCGCCCCGCGTGCGGCGGACAACCGGGCCGACACCGGCGACATCACCACCATCGCCACCCCGCCGGGCAGCAGGCACAGGCTCGCCACCAGCGCGGACGCGCCCAAGCCGTATCCGGTGCCCTCGGGCGCCTGGACCAGTTGCACGGTGGCCAGCCAGTTGGCGTAGAAGGCGAATCCGGTCACCAGCGCCGCCAGATGCGGCAGCAGCACGGTACGGCGGGCCGCCAGGCGCAGGTCCACCAGCGGCTCGCGCGACCGCAGCTGATGCCGGCCCCACAGCGGCAGGACGAGTACGCCGCCCGCCCCGACGCCGAGCACCGCCGGGCTCGTCCACCCCCAGTCGCCGCCCTTGGACACCGCGAGCAGTACGCCCACCAGTCCCGTGGTCAGCAGCAGCGCGCCGACCACGTCGAACCGACCCGGTGTGCGGGCCGACGAGCGCGGCAGTACCCACCACGAGAGCCCCGCACCCAGCGCGCCCAGGCCGGTGGTCACCCAGAACAACACGTGCCAGTCCGCGTGCCGCACCACGATCGACGCCAGCGGCAGCCCGGCCGCCGCCCCGATGCCCACCGTCGAACTCATCAGCGCGACCGCCGAACCGACCCGGTGCGGCGGCAGTTCCTCGCGCAGGATGCCGGTGGCCAGCGGCACCACCGCGGCGGCGGTCCCCTGGAGCGCCCGCGCGGTGATCAGGACGCCGATGTCGGTGGTCAGCGCGCACAGTGCCGAACCCACGGTCATTCCCACGAGCGCGGCGACCAGGATGCGGCGTCTGCCGTACATGTCGCCGGCCCGCCCGAGGACCGGGTTGAGCACCGCGCCGGAGAGCAGCGTCGCGGTCAGCATCCAACTCACCGTGCCCGGCGAGGACCCGGTGTCGCCGGGCAGTGCGGGCAGCAGCGGCACGATCACCGTCTGCATGAGCGCCATCAGGACGCCGCCGAAGGCCAGGGTCGGCACCATCAGACGGGAACGAAGGCCGGATGAGGGTACTGCGGTCGGCACGCGGCGACTCCGGGATCCGGGGGCCGCCAGCTGACCTGACGACCCGTCAGATCAGTTCTGTCACGAACTCCCTCGGAACGCCGGCACACGTGACGGACGTCGCACCGCGCCGCGCGGCGGGATGGACCGATCCCGAAAGTGCGGGCGAAAACCCCTTGCCCAATGGTCAAGAAACGTTGACCATTACTCGCATGCCTACGGATGATCTTCCAGCCGTCCCGCCCCGCAGCGCGCGAGCGGGCCGAGGAGTACACCAAGTGACCTCGAACGGAGGGAAGTTGCCGACCGGATTCGGCCGGTTGTGGACCGCGCAGACGGTGTCCTCGCTCGGTGACGGGGTGTCACATGCCGCGCTGCCGCTCCTCGCGTTGACGTTGACGCGGGATCCGATGGCGCTGGCCGTCGTCACGGGCGCGGGCACGCTGCCATGGCTGCTCTTCGGGGTGCTCGGCGGCGCGCTGGTGGACCGCTGGGACCGCCGCCGCACGATGTGGGTCGCGGACACGGCGCGTGCGGCGCTGCTCGTGATACCCGCGGCGGCGGCCGTGCTCGACGTGCTGAGCATTCCGCTGCTCGCGACCGTCGCCTTCCTGCTCGGCCTGGGCGGACTCTTCTTCGACACGGCCGCCACGGCCTACTTGCCGGATCTGCTCCGCCGCGACTGCGCGCTCCTGGAGCGCGCCAACTCCCGTCTGCGCGGCACCCAGATCGCCGCGTCCGGCTTCGTGGGGCCGCCCGCGGGCAGTGCGCTGCTCGCGCTCGGGCGGGCGGTTCCGCTGCTCGCCGACGCGGTGTCGTTCCTGCTG
Protein-coding sequences here:
- a CDS encoding ABC transporter ATP-binding protein; translation: MTAVLQASDLSVVHRTRSGPLYAVSDVSLTLHRSRTLALVGESGSGKSSIAKAILHLPAPTRGTVTVDGVDLAGLTPRALRAFRPRVQMVFQDPLSSLNPRRRVRDIVAEALDAHPGTARTVDREARVRELLDAVGLSPDTFADRLPAQLSGGQAQRVAIARALAAEPHVLIADEAVSALDVSAQATVLNLLRRLTETLGLAGLFISHDLGVVRAVSDDVAVLYLGRVCEQGPTEDLLAAPAHPYTAALLAAVPEPGRALGDGHLLAVDPPSPLNPPSGCRFRTRCPYASAVCAEREPAMRVVAERRAVACHHPLPPFAAPATDDPTGHRPDHSIQHED
- a CDS encoding ABC transporter permease is translated as MTTADPTTRVAPASRTRYRIGPRGIRLASPGAVLAASWLAVVVLAAIVVPMLPGCDPLRADFTHPSAPPGPGHWFGTDDTGRDVLVRTAAGARASFGVAALTVSVGLVVGGALGIASGWFGGWADRVIGFATDLLMSVPALILVMIVVTLRGPSLPVIGGLIGLFTVPSFTRVTRAGALSLKERGFVQAARMIGTAPGRILRREILPNIAPAALSFAFTATTAAIVAEGALSFLGFGLRPPAPSWGGIIAQGRITLGSAPWISLIPAGVLCLTVLALNHLGESLRSGSPKESPR
- a CDS encoding glycoside hydrolase family 3 protein, which produces MLRTLRHHDGTPFRDLNHNGTMEPYEDPRLPIDERVADLLGRMTLEEKAGLMCCGRMIPGNGARVPTGAELIGERGVNTFGLTAMPSPVETARWNNHVQDLAAATRLGIPVTLASDPRHGFTENPATAFTGGAFSRGPEPIGLAATDDPALVEEYAAAIAAELRAVGVRVAIHPMADLATEPRKPRTSGTFGEDADRAGRILAAYIRGMQGERWGRDSVACMTKHFPGGGPQEGGEDPHFAYGTRAVYPGGNLDYHLKPFEAAFEVGTAQVMTCYSIPTGTALAEVGSSFNRDVLTGLLRERYGFDGVVCSDFNVLTGMEIPGLVALPPRNWGVEHLTVAEQAVLMLHAGVDQFGGETRSDLIVDAVRSGAVDEARIDASARRILRDKFRLGLFDDPYVDPEAAERVVGHPARVELGRRVQRRSLVRLTGEPFADTPGRRLYVENIDPEVAARYGTVVERVEDADLAVVRIDAPYEAREGLLERHFHAGSLDFPAAEAERLRALCATVPTTVGVFLDRAAILTPLAECAAALLADFGADDDLVLDAAFGRAPTPGTLPFDLPSSMEAVRDSREDVPFDTRDPLFRCGHPHTTR
- a CDS encoding MFS transporter, with amino-acid sequence MVPTLAFGGVLMALMQTVIVPLLPALPGDTGSSPGTVSWMLTATLLSGAVLNPVLGRAGDMYGRRRILVAALVGMTVGSALCALTTDIGVLITARALQGTAAAVVPLATGILREELPPHRVGSAVALMSSTVGIGAAAGLPLASIVVRHADWHVLFWVTTGLGALGAGLSWWVLPRSSARTPGRFDVVGALLLTTGLVGVLLAVSKGGDWGWTSPAVLGVGAGGVLVLPLWGRHQLRSREPLVDLRLAARRTVLLPHLAALVTGFAFYANWLATVQLVQAPEGTGYGLGASALVASLCLLPGGVAMVVMSPVSARLSAARGARLTLVAGALGIAGAYVVRVFTSEQMWTITAGATMCSIGTGLVYSALPTLVIQAVPAAQTAAATGLNVLMRTIGQALCSTVVAVVLTTVTTTVPADPGDATGGTYASLDAYRIVFALAAAAALAAALTAAAIPRTATPPSAGPGTREAARRASRTLS
- a CDS encoding ABC transporter ATP-binding protein produces the protein MTVTTPTAGPGAAASHHPTPVLRVEALDVVIHPAHGRPLHVLHDVHLHIDAGECLGVVGESGSGKSVLSRTILGVPGRGTRVARTGRVRLHDEDILDMDARRRAGLPGAEIAMVHQDPMTSLNPVVRIADQVTEALTARRRLRRRERYRTAAELLAAVDVPDPEGRARAYPHELSGGLRQRVGIAAALAGEPALLLADEPTTALDVTVQRTVLDLLDRHRAERGLATLLITHDIGLLFGRARRIAVMYAGHIVETGRTEDVTDRPAHPYTAALLRSVPRVTGPLRRTLPTIPGAPPDLTRPRTGCPFAPRCDRASEQCTRATPPVHHAGAGHTASCFHPLSHPDADPQGASAAPNPAPRKATS